The Candidatus Kapaibacterium sp. genome includes a region encoding these proteins:
- a CDS encoding oligosaccharide flippase family protein, whose protein sequence is MQIQHHIWKIFWTAADKAIFILYGLVYLVQASIMDPSELGLFALFIALNIWIFVLSDSFALQLLIQFGFDESNKRKVNSVVILLHVIVVIGLSLSVYIVTHLLSFEMTESRILEIGSYLPLLGLLMIPRTFAQKLMLKEHQTFKIFISDVAFFAVMAYFILYAKINQLPWDFYDATDAYFYGAGASSLISVAMVWRELKFDFSGQVTIREMLRFSFPITLTNLLNTIPKQLDLFIVKLFFDLHYVGLYQTAKTLFRFFEEGMNGINGLVYPAAVRFMKSQDLASFKQLLVKSVSFTFLTFVTLAFLFLTGIADVFIEWFLTEKYSLSLGLFKVMLFTALLLPFSIFYFLVVATGKINILLKNTSISIVISLVTYTVIGLLGIGMLMPLGYFAYLASMTILNYKLLKNSSYVEFKSSDLFQGIKDIKSYLQNRSKS, encoded by the coding sequence ATGCAAATTCAACATCATATTTGGAAGATATTCTGGACTGCAGCCGATAAAGCAATATTTATACTCTATGGTCTCGTATATCTTGTCCAAGCCTCAATCATGGACCCTTCTGAGTTGGGTTTGTTTGCGTTATTCATTGCTCTCAATATTTGGATTTTCGTCCTGAGCGATTCTTTTGCTTTGCAATTGTTGATTCAATTCGGTTTCGATGAATCCAATAAAAGGAAAGTAAATTCAGTTGTGATATTACTTCATGTGATTGTTGTAATTGGTTTATCTTTATCGGTTTACATTGTTACGCATCTTTTGTCCTTTGAGATGACAGAATCTCGAATCCTCGAAATTGGCTCTTATTTGCCATTACTTGGATTGCTAATGATTCCACGAACATTTGCCCAAAAGTTGATGCTAAAAGAGCATCAAACCTTCAAAATATTCATTAGTGATGTTGCTTTTTTCGCCGTGATGGCTTATTTCATACTTTACGCCAAAATCAATCAATTGCCATGGGATTTTTACGATGCAACAGATGCATATTTCTATGGCGCCGGAGCGAGTTCTTTGATTAGTGTGGCAATGGTATGGAGGGAATTAAAATTTGATTTTTCGGGTCAAGTGACAATAAGAGAAATGCTGAGATTTAGCTTCCCAATCACTTTAACCAACTTATTAAATACTATTCCTAAGCAATTGGATTTATTTATAGTTAAACTATTCTTCGATTTGCATTATGTCGGCTTATACCAAACTGCTAAAACGCTTTTTAGATTTTTCGAAGAAGGTATGAATGGAATTAATGGCTTGGTCTATCCGGCTGCAGTCAGGTTTATGAAGTCTCAAGATTTGGCATCATTCAAACAATTGTTAGTAAAATCTGTTTCTTTTACATTTCTTACCTTTGTAACACTTGCATTTTTATTTCTGACCGGGATTGCCGATGTTTTCATAGAGTGGTTCTTAACCGAAAAATATTCGCTGTCGCTCGGATTATTTAAAGTCATGCTATTTACAGCGCTGCTATTGCCCTTTTCAATATTCTATTTTTTGGTTGTTGCGACCGGCAAAATAAATATATTGCTCAAGAATACAAGCATATCTATTGTCATTAGCTTAGTAACTTATACTGTGATTGGATTATTGGGGATAGGAATGTTAATGCCACTTGGATATTTTGCTTATCTAGCATCTATGACAATACTAAATTACAAGCTGCTTAAAAACTCATCATATGTAGAATTCAAAAGTTCCGACTTATTTCAGGGAATCAAAGACATCAAAAGTTACTTGCAAAATCGCTCTAAAAGTTGA
- a CDS encoding ABC transporter ATP-binding protein, with translation MIDIENISKLYDMGVETVYALRDITLQIHENEYVAIMGPSGSGKSTLMNILGCLDTPTGGKYMFGGEDVSVMDDDDLADIRNRKIGFVFQTFNLLARATAIKNVELPLVYSGRPSSQRHETAKKALIDVGLGDRITHKPNELSGGQRQRVAIARALVTNPSIILADEPTGNLDSKTGEEIIALFRDLWHKGNTIILVTHEEEIARHANRIIRLRDGLIERDELNQKAG, from the coding sequence ATTATTGATATTGAAAATATTTCCAAATTGTATGATATGGGTGTTGAAACTGTTTATGCTCTGAGAGATATTACACTTCAAATCCACGAAAACGAATACGTTGCAATCATGGGACCATCAGGCTCGGGGAAATCTACGCTAATGAATATTCTCGGTTGTTTGGATACGCCTACCGGTGGCAAATATATGTTCGGTGGAGAAGATGTCAGCGTAATGGATGATGATGATTTGGCTGATATTCGCAATCGTAAAATTGGCTTCGTATTCCAAACATTCAATCTTTTGGCTCGTGCTACTGCTATTAAGAATGTGGAGTTACCGCTCGTTTATTCAGGGCGACCAAGCAGTCAGAGACACGAAACTGCCAAAAAAGCTCTGATTGATGTCGGTTTGGGAGATAGAATCACACACAAACCTAACGAACTTTCGGGTGGACAAAGGCAACGCGTTGCCATTGCTCGTGCTTTGGTAACTAATCCTTCGATAATATTAGCTGATGAACCTACAGGAAATCTTGATTCCAAAACCGGCGAAGAAATTATCGCACTTTTCCGTGATTTATGGCATAAAGGGAATACAATTATTTTGGTGACTCATGAAGAAGAAATCGCTCGCCATGCTAACAGAATCATTCGTCTCCGCGACGGATTGATTGAAAGAGATGAGCTAAATCAAAAAGCCGGTTAA
- a CDS encoding ABC transporter permease gives MTIVEFKETIVIAIDAMKGNKLRSLLASLGVVIGISTVILMGWVLTGLQTAMDETFRMIGVDILYIDKWDWAGGKNWKLVRQRKDITFEQANLMMDRLNNAELIFPTARDWGGNIKYENLVFNGITIIGTTSNHGLTSAGETIEGRYFTPFEESIHSKVVVLGHKVFSTIFPDGNALNQTIKINGHKFLVIGVIRKQGTMFFDFIDNQVFIPVGSFVAMYGRHHRSISIGIKAGSEDRLDEVREEARGIMRSIRNVSPEAEDDFSINETKAFENQVATLKLYVWGIGIGMTILSFIVGIIGIMNIMFVSVTERTKEIGIRMAIGAKRRSILFQFIVESSTLCFIGAIISLILCSGITFAVATILPQFVEEAGFLTPYLPFQLLVIASIVSIFVGILSGIIPAIRASKLNPIDALRFE, from the coding sequence ATGACAATCGTAGAATTTAAGGAAACAATCGTAATTGCTATTGATGCGATGAAAGGCAACAAACTTAGGTCTTTGTTGGCATCGCTGGGCGTTGTGATTGGTATTTCCACTGTTATTTTGATGGGTTGGGTGTTGACCGGATTACAAACTGCTATGGACGAAACTTTCCGAATGATTGGGGTTGATATTTTGTATATTGACAAATGGGATTGGGCAGGTGGTAAAAACTGGAAGTTAGTACGTCAGCGCAAGGACATCACTTTCGAACAAGCCAACCTCATGATGGATAGATTAAATAATGCTGAACTCATTTTCCCGACTGCAAGAGATTGGGGTGGCAATATAAAGTATGAAAATTTAGTTTTTAACGGTATCACAATTATCGGGACAACTTCCAATCACGGTTTGACATCTGCAGGAGAAACAATCGAAGGAAGATATTTTACTCCTTTTGAAGAATCAATTCATTCCAAAGTCGTGGTTCTCGGTCATAAAGTATTTTCAACGATTTTTCCTGATGGGAACGCTCTGAATCAGACCATCAAAATAAATGGACATAAGTTTCTGGTAATCGGTGTGATTCGAAAGCAAGGCACTATGTTTTTTGATTTTATTGACAATCAAGTTTTCATTCCTGTTGGTTCTTTTGTAGCTATGTACGGAAGGCATCATCGTTCAATTTCGATTGGTATTAAAGCCGGGTCTGAAGATAGGCTCGATGAAGTCAGGGAAGAGGCGAGAGGCATAATGCGTTCAATCAGAAACGTAAGCCCCGAAGCTGAAGATGATTTTTCCATAAACGAAACAAAAGCCTTTGAAAATCAAGTTGCAACTTTGAAATTATACGTTTGGGGAATTGGTATCGGAATGACAATTTTATCATTCATCGTCGGAATAATAGGGATAATGAACATTATGTTTGTTTCAGTTACCGAACGAACGAAAGAAATAGGTATCCGAATGGCAATCGGAGCAAAACGTCGCTCAATTTTATTCCAATTTATTGTCGAATCTTCAACTTTATGTTTCATTGGGGCAATTATTTCACTAATACTTTGCTCGGGCATTACATTTGCAGTAGCCACAATTCTGCCTCAATTCGTTGAAGAAGCCGGATTTTTGACACCATATTTGCCATTTCAATTGCTAGTAATTGCATCAATTGTATCAATTTTCGTAGGAATACTTTCGGGCATTATTCCGGCAATTAGAGCTTCCAAACTGAATCCAATAGATGCTTTGAGGTTCGAATAA
- a CDS encoding ABC transporter permease, whose product MIVFESISIAIDSIRLNKLRAFLTLLSICIGVFAIIVAITLVKSINNTVTTQMAELGENTFSIYRMPKIQFGAHTWRKYAGRKRIIYSQVQDFKKNMMLASSVSAMSTSSNHTLKTSISETNPDVSLIGTDASYFETNNISIADGRAFIDDDITFNRNVTIIGNDVVQLVFPNSDPIGKDIIIGKQIYSVIGILETKGAVLGRSQDNVAIIPITQFLKYYSTRWEESLTINVKATSRDMLMPTIDEAIGILRGLREDQPWELSSFELETNETIALQFAGLTGYLSLFGFITGFIALFAAGIGIMNIMLVTIKERTREIGIRKAVGAKKSWIMSQFIIETITLCQFGGVLGIILGLSLSYLFGNLLGLTLVVPFDWILYSLIICTFLGLIFGAYPAWKAANLDPIEALRYE is encoded by the coding sequence ATGATAGTTTTTGAAAGTATATCAATAGCAATTGATTCGATTAGATTGAATAAATTAAGAGCTTTCTTAACATTGTTAAGTATTTGTATTGGCGTTTTTGCTATTATAGTAGCAATTACACTTGTCAAATCAATTAATAATACCGTTACTACTCAAATGGCTGAACTTGGAGAAAATACTTTTTCTATATATAGAATGCCTAAAATCCAATTTGGCGCTCATACTTGGAGAAAGTATGCTGGGAGAAAGCGAATAATTTATTCACAAGTGCAAGATTTTAAGAAAAATATGATGCTTGCCTCTTCGGTAAGTGCCATGAGTACATCTTCAAATCACACTCTCAAAACATCAATATCTGAAACTAATCCCGATGTCTCTTTAATCGGTACTGATGCAAGCTATTTCGAGACAAATAATATAAGTATTGCCGATGGCAGAGCATTTATAGATGACGATATCACTTTCAACCGAAACGTTACTATAATCGGTAATGATGTAGTGCAGTTGGTCTTTCCAAATTCCGACCCAATTGGCAAAGATATTATTATCGGTAAACAAATTTACAGCGTTATTGGCATACTCGAGACAAAGGGGGCAGTTCTTGGACGGAGCCAGGATAATGTTGCTATCATACCCATAACTCAGTTTTTGAAATATTATTCTACAAGATGGGAAGAATCGCTGACAATCAATGTCAAAGCTACGTCTCGCGACATGTTGATGCCGACAATTGACGAAGCAATAGGGATTTTGCGTGGTCTTCGGGAGGACCAACCCTGGGAATTGAGTTCATTCGAACTTGAAACAAATGAAACAATAGCACTGCAATTTGCGGGTCTAACAGGCTATTTGTCCTTGTTTGGCTTCATTACAGGCTTTATCGCATTATTTGCTGCCGGTATTGGCATCATGAATATCATGCTCGTCACAATTAAAGAACGCACGAGAGAAATTGGCATCCGAAAAGCTGTTGGTGCAAAAAAAAGTTGGATTATGAGCCAATTCATTATCGAAACAATCACTCTTTGCCAGTTTGGTGGCGTTCTCGGCATTATTCTCGGTCTGTCATTGTCATATTTATTTGGCAATTTGCTCGGGCTTACTTTGGTAGTGCCTTTTGATTGGATTCTGTACAGTCTGATAATTTGCACTTTTCTGGGTTTGATTTTCGGTGCTTATCCGGCATGGAAAGCTGCGAATTTAGACCCGATTGAAGCACTTCGCTACGAATAA
- a CDS encoding PAS domain-containing sensor histidine kinase: protein MTNKKIDNELNSDWKDFFISIEEYIDFKSQSSTVHEILNEGIKVFLQLPYAQSVALFLVSSSDFSLNFKISNPASSENLFRKIADHVIETGVVGEVLSTGTLLEHDLGDNFSFAGNLLLIPLKTSRTINGLILIQTSKPIADINQILYRFNILFVSMFASDIQTLQTYRDLEVSKAILEQKVHARTIDLKQSQRELRTVIDSVLTGILIVDNHNKKIIQANPIAQDLIGLDELLLSNRLVADFLPENPEFIHDENKISKQSGMFESFLLNRNNYKIPILRTATQIKSGLRDIIIESFVDISTRKELEETLKNANEILELKVSERTEDLQILVTKLKLEISERETIEQELRRLFMKEKELGEMKMRFVNMVSHEFRTPLTVIRTSSQLIDSYYERFTVEQIKKQIEKIIYSVDSLTALLDNTVFIGKSEADKLDLNLQEVNLQNFFDNLIKDIKQTFTTKHKFNLSISKDIDFILSDSKLLWHIFNNLIINAIKYSPQNSEIIIKAAISDNAILCEVRDFGIGIPHEELNHIFDMFFRAKNVGITPGTGLGLSVVNESVKKLNGQITVKSSQSQGTSFKVNLPILKAD from the coding sequence ATGACAAACAAAAAAATTGACAATGAATTGAATTCAGATTGGAAGGATTTTTTTATTTCAATCGAGGAATATATAGATTTTAAATCACAATCATCAACTGTACATGAAATTCTAAACGAAGGTATTAAAGTATTCCTACAGCTACCTTACGCTCAATCTGTCGCCTTATTTTTAGTTTCATCATCTGATTTTTCGCTGAATTTTAAAATTTCAAACCCTGCATCGTCGGAGAATCTTTTCAGAAAGATTGCTGACCACGTAATTGAAACAGGTGTTGTAGGAGAGGTCTTAAGCACAGGCACACTTTTGGAACATGATTTGGGCGATAATTTCAGCTTTGCAGGCAATTTATTGTTAATTCCACTCAAAACTTCACGCACAATTAACGGATTAATTCTAATTCAAACTAGCAAACCAATTGCAGATATTAACCAGATTTTGTACAGGTTCAATATTTTATTTGTCAGTATGTTTGCTTCGGACATACAGACATTGCAAACTTATCGTGATTTGGAAGTCAGCAAAGCAATATTGGAACAAAAGGTTCATGCTCGTACAATTGACCTGAAACAAAGCCAACGAGAGTTACGCACTGTCATTGATTCAGTTTTGACCGGTATTTTAATTGTAGATAATCATAATAAAAAAATCATTCAAGCAAATCCAATTGCGCAAGATTTAATCGGGCTTGATGAATTGCTTCTTTCAAATAGACTTGTAGCCGATTTTTTGCCCGAAAACCCTGAATTTATTCATGATGAGAATAAGATTTCGAAACAATCAGGAATGTTTGAGTCATTTTTATTGAATAGAAATAATTATAAAATCCCGATTCTCAGAACTGCTACTCAAATAAAATCCGGACTTAGAGACATTATCATTGAAAGTTTTGTTGACATTAGCACCAGAAAAGAACTTGAGGAAACACTTAAAAATGCAAATGAAATTCTTGAATTAAAAGTTAGCGAGAGAACTGAGGATTTACAAATTCTTGTTACAAAATTAAAACTCGAAATTTCAGAACGAGAAACAATTGAACAGGAACTTAGAAGATTGTTCATGAAAGAAAAAGAATTAGGCGAGATGAAAATGAGATTTGTCAATATGGTTTCTCATGAATTTCGAACTCCGCTGACTGTCATCAGAACTTCTTCGCAATTGATTGATTCATATTATGAAAGATTTACCGTAGAACAAATTAAAAAGCAAATCGAAAAAATCATTTATTCCGTTGATAGTCTTACTGCCTTGCTCGACAATACAGTATTTATAGGCAAAAGCGAAGCCGATAAATTGGATTTGAATTTGCAAGAAGTAAACTTGCAAAACTTTTTCGATAATTTGATTAAAGACATCAAGCAAACCTTCACGACAAAACACAAATTTAACCTCTCAATTTCCAAGGATATTGATTTTATTTTGAGTGATTCAAAACTTTTATGGCATATATTTAATAATCTAATCATAAATGCCATAAAATATTCTCCTCAAAATTCTGAAATTATTATCAAAGCTGCCATTAGTGATAATGCAATTCTTTGTGAAGTCAGAGATTTTGGGATTGGGATACCTCATGAAGAATTGAATCATATTTTCGACATGTTCTTTAGAGCAAAAAATGTCGGCATTACTCCCGGAACAGGATTAGGTTTATCCGTTGTCAATGAATCGGTCAAAAAGTTAAACGGACAAATTACAGTCAAAAGTTCGCAAAGTCAAGGTACTTCGTTTAAAGTTAATTTGCCAATCTTAAAAGCAGATTAA
- a CDS encoding RDD family protein: MSDSSTPNQSNYEQYAQYMPDYAYVNPYYNRVGFGKRFLAYFIDNFIIALLVMLYMILSGTLTEIMSMATSNTVEILDLFEHAAKIELPGTIIGLIYFSTELFFAFSLGKLTLGIRIGSESAENAQFSSLAIRYIVKNISNVVSIAAAITGFFLFGILGSLLGFLVIIGCFFVLGQKRQAFQDMLAKTAVFMKDDIKQN, from the coding sequence ATGTCTGACAGTTCTACACCAAATCAATCAAATTACGAGCAATATGCCCAATATATGCCCGATTATGCTTACGTCAACCCATATTATAACAGAGTGGGATTCGGCAAAAGGTTTTTGGCATATTTTATTGATAATTTCATCATTGCCTTACTTGTTATGCTTTATATGATTTTATCGGGTACATTGACAGAAATCATGTCCATGGCGACTTCAAATACAGTCGAAATATTAGATTTGTTCGAGCACGCTGCAAAAATTGAACTTCCCGGAACTATTATTGGGCTGATTTATTTCTCTACCGAACTTTTCTTTGCATTTTCCTTAGGAAAATTAACACTGGGAATAAGAATTGGCAGCGAAAGTGCTGAAAATGCACAATTCAGCTCATTGGCGATAAGATATATTGTTAAAAATATTTCAAATGTTGTATCAATTGCAGCAGCGATTACAGGTTTCTTTTTATTTGGTATTTTGGGTTCTTTGCTTGGTTTCCTTGTTATAATTGGTTGCTTTTTTGTTTTGGGACAAAAACGTCAAGCCTTTCAAGACATGTTAGCAAAAACTGCAGTATTTATGAAAGATGATATTAAACAGAATTAA
- a CDS encoding TolC family protein — protein MIFIRLVAFTLLFWTITIQSQDFGTKSKRVFSLQESIDIAVINNYDLMVNRQQVATASADLTNAFGNYLPRFDFNTGYSRILNPDATRSVNFEGVVFEIPGTSPDSYFMNAQLSLPLFDGFSREANYARAQNNLSSSNFSNEFSIISVKQMVYTQYVEVIKNSKIVEIRNENLQQSKFELTRLQAMHESGTIAITDLYAQEADIGNKEIELINSESNFNKSRATLLIMMGMNPDMDASFLESSLPSDIAEIDVTDFRKEIGSFGAAVNKALTERLDLKAFEHSLEASEARLKNSVGQYYPSLIATGGWRWNHTEFNELAERGRSFLGLTLNFPVFSNFSTNLQVQTSKLQHVQSEVQYLKKEQEVRQSVQNSFLNLEAAEKQIEVSRRALFASEKNYESVNERYKAGDLGIFELTISNAQMITAQINRINAVFSYLQARNEVMFAIGLIK, from the coding sequence ATGATTTTCATTCGCTTAGTAGCTTTTACCTTATTATTTTGGACAATCACAATCCAAAGCCAAGACTTTGGTACAAAAAGTAAAAGAGTTTTTAGTCTTCAAGAGAGTATTGACATAGCTGTTATCAACAACTATGATTTGATGGTCAACCGCCAACAAGTCGCTACTGCAAGCGCTGACTTGACAAATGCTTTCGGGAATTATTTGCCAAGGTTTGATTTCAATACAGGCTATTCGCGCATTTTAAATCCTGATGCAACCAGGTCAGTAAACTTTGAAGGTGTAGTATTTGAAATACCCGGCACAAGTCCCGATTCATATTTTATGAACGCACAATTATCTCTGCCACTTTTTGACGGATTTTCTCGTGAAGCAAATTACGCACGAGCCCAAAATAATCTCAGCTCCTCAAATTTCAGTAATGAGTTCTCAATTATCAGTGTCAAACAAATGGTATATACTCAATATGTCGAGGTAATCAAAAATTCCAAAATTGTTGAAATTAGGAACGAAAACCTGCAACAGTCCAAATTTGAATTGACGCGTTTGCAGGCAATGCACGAATCAGGAACAATTGCAATTACAGACTTGTATGCCCAAGAAGCCGACATAGGAAATAAAGAAATCGAATTAATCAACTCCGAAAGTAATTTCAATAAATCTCGTGCTACCCTTTTAATTATGATGGGTATGAATCCAGATATGGATGCCTCATTTTTAGAATCAAGTTTGCCCTCGGATATTGCCGAAATTGATGTGACAGATTTCCGTAAAGAAATTGGTTCATTCGGGGCTGCCGTCAATAAAGCATTGACGGAAAGACTTGATTTGAAAGCTTTTGAACATTCTTTAGAAGCGTCCGAAGCACGCTTGAAAAATTCAGTCGGTCAGTATTACCCTTCGTTGATTGCTACCGGTGGATGGCGATGGAATCATACGGAATTCAACGAATTGGCTGAAAGAGGACGTTCATTTTTGGGATTGACACTTAATTTCCCGGTTTTCAGTAATTTTTCGACTAATTTGCAAGTGCAAACCTCCAAGCTGCAACATGTCCAATCCGAAGTTCAATACTTGAAGAAAGAACAGGAAGTCCGACAATCGGTACAAAATTCTTTTTTGAATCTGGAAGCTGCTGAAAAGCAAATTGAAGTGTCTCGCAGAGCATTATTTGCATCCGAGAAAAATTACGAAAGTGTAAACGAACGTTACAAAGCCGGAGATTTGGGGATTTTTGAGTTGACAATTTCTAACGCCCAGATGATTACTGCTCAAATCAACAGAATAAATGCAGTTTTCAGTTATTTACAAGCAAGAAACGAAGTGATGTTTGCAATTGGTTTAATCAAATAA
- a CDS encoding efflux RND transporter periplasmic adaptor subunit produces the protein MAKKSKKKFWIILIVSIVVLALIGFMIFQPKDHRVSVTTSKVDTRTITQTVSAIGKIQPEMQVKISSQTSGEIIFLGVKEGDTVKQNQLLVRIKPDIVEAQLKQAQATAEAAKMEIGAREAEKDRAAADFKRIQDLFKKEFASKKDFDAAEAAFNGASSSYKAALARYQSALAQLSQVERDKDRTSIYSPIAGVVTTLGVELGEKVVGTGMMQGTELMQVSDLSIMNALVNVDENDIVLVAIGDTAHVEVDAISDMKLRGIVIEIGHSAITSQLGSQDQVVNFQIKVRLIDNEYRLRPGMSCNVEIQTETRHNVLAVPLQAVTVRDASLNPTGNSERNDGSALAAGLKIVRPPSVVFLSKGGKAVLTPVKTGISDKGFIEVMEGLQSGDEIISGSFVAVSKELNDGMEIKIDSAMQRKLIKK, from the coding sequence ATGGCTAAGAAAAGTAAAAAGAAATTTTGGATTATATTAATTGTTTCAATCGTAGTATTGGCTCTGATTGGGTTTATGATATTTCAACCCAAAGACCATCGAGTCAGTGTAACTACCAGCAAAGTTGACACGCGGACGATTACGCAAACGGTTTCGGCAATTGGGAAAATTCAGCCGGAAATGCAAGTCAAAATTTCATCGCAAACATCAGGTGAAATCATATTCCTGGGTGTGAAAGAAGGCGATACTGTAAAACAAAATCAATTGCTTGTCCGAATCAAACCCGATATAGTCGAGGCACAACTCAAGCAAGCACAAGCTACAGCCGAAGCTGCAAAGATGGAAATCGGAGCTCGTGAAGCCGAAAAAGACCGTGCTGCCGCCGATTTCAAACGAATCCAAGATTTATTTAAAAAGGAATTCGCATCAAAGAAAGATTTTGATGCTGCCGAAGCTGCTTTCAATGGTGCATCTTCATCATATAAAGCTGCTTTAGCAAGGTATCAATCAGCATTAGCACAGCTTAGTCAAGTTGAGCGTGATAAAGATAGAACTTCTATATATTCGCCAATTGCCGGAGTGGTCACAACTCTTGGTGTTGAGCTTGGTGAAAAAGTTGTCGGAACGGGGATGATGCAAGGTACCGAATTGATGCAAGTTTCAGATTTGTCAATTATGAATGCTCTCGTAAACGTTGACGAGAATGACATAGTATTGGTTGCAATCGGCGATACTGCTCATGTGGAAGTTGATGCTATTTCCGATATGAAACTACGCGGTATTGTAATCGAAATTGGTCATTCAGCTATTACGAGTCAACTTGGTTCGCAAGACCAAGTCGTCAATTTCCAAATCAAAGTTCGATTAATTGACAATGAGTACCGTTTGCGTCCCGGAATGAGTTGCAATGTAGAAATTCAAACCGAAACAAGACATAATGTATTGGCAGTGCCCTTGCAAGCCGTGACTGTCCGAGATGCAAGCCTCAACCCAACAGGCAATTCAGAAAGGAATGACGGCTCTGCACTGGCTGCAGGATTGAAAATAGTTCGTCCTCCGTCAGTTGTATTTCTGAGCAAAGGTGGCAAAGCTGTCTTAACACCCGTTAAAACAGGCATCAGCGACAAAGGCTTCATCGAAGTAATGGAAGGATTGCAATCCGGTGATGAAATCATATCGGGAAGTTTTGTAGCAGTAAGCAAGGAACTCAATGATGGTATGGAAATCAAGATTGATTCTGCGATGCAACGTAAATTAATTAAAAAATAA
- a CDS encoding MFS transporter → MNDKSKLAERRSWYMYDFAVSAFTTTVITVFLGPYLTTIAKNAANADGFLDIFGIPIYHGSFFTYCVSLSVILQVFLLPVLGAIADTSNYKKKLLIISAYLGSIAAMLLYFLDDTNYLYGGVLLIISNVAFGASMIFYNAFLNDIATEDERDKVSSLGFAWGYIGGGILLAINLVLVMQAENFGLTMGHAVRISLASAGLWWAIFTIFPAIHLKVRVRKALPKDANIVSYGFKAIIQTIKDARKYPKTLLFLLAYLIYNDGVQAVIVVSSQFGQEELGLDISTLTTVILMVQFVAFFGAVFFNKLAEWFDSKKALLLSLLIWIGIVVYAYMFLNSTLGFYILGAVIAIVLGGTQALSRSLFSLLIPKGKEAEYFSLYEISERGTSWIGPLVFGLSLQFTGSYRIAIFSLGIFFVFGALLLLRINMKKAILESGNQLPANLMRN, encoded by the coding sequence ATGAACGATAAATCTAAATTGGCGGAGCGTCGCTCGTGGTATATGTACGATTTTGCAGTTTCGGCATTTACTACTACGGTGATAACGGTATTTTTGGGTCCCTATCTGACCACAATTGCGAAAAATGCAGCAAACGCTGATGGTTTTTTGGATATTTTCGGAATTCCAATTTATCATGGTTCATTTTTCACCTACTGCGTTTCACTTTCCGTAATCCTTCAAGTTTTCCTGCTTCCGGTTCTCGGCGCAATTGCCGATACAAGCAATTATAAAAAGAAACTCCTCATTATCTCTGCCTATTTGGGAAGTATTGCAGCAATGTTGCTTTATTTTCTGGATGATACTAATTATCTGTACGGTGGTGTTCTTCTAATAATTTCAAATGTTGCTTTCGGCGCTTCCATGATTTTTTACAATGCTTTTTTGAATGACATTGCCACCGAAGACGAACGCGACAAAGTCTCATCATTAGGCTTTGCGTGGGGATATATTGGTGGGGGAATTTTGCTTGCAATCAACTTGGTTTTGGTTATGCAAGCGGAAAATTTTGGTCTTACAATGGGTCATGCCGTCCGAATATCATTAGCATCAGCCGGACTTTGGTGGGCTATTTTCACAATTTTTCCGGCAATTCATCTTAAAGTTCGCGTCCGAAAAGCTCTGCCGAAAGATGCAAATATCGTTAGCTATGGCTTCAAAGCAATTATTCAAACTATCAAAGACGCCCGAAAATATCCAAAAACACTTCTGTTTTTGTTGGCATACTTGATTTACAATGACGGAGTCCAAGCTGTGATTGTAGTTTCGTCGCAATTTGGGCAAGAGGAATTGGGCTTAGATATTTCTACGCTGACTACTGTGATTTTGATGGTGCAATTTGTAGCATTCTTTGGAGCTGTATTTTTCAACAAGTTAGCTGAATGGTTTGATAGTAAAAAAGCATTATTATTGAGTTTGCTTATTTGGATTGGGATAGTCGTTTATGCTTATATGTTCTTAAATTCAACGCTCGGATTCTACATCTTAGGAGCTGTTATTGCAATCGTATTGGGTGGTACTCAAGCTTTGAGCCGTTCATTGTTCTCGCTGTTAATTCCGAAAGGCAAAGAAGCCGAATACTTCAGCTTATATGAAATCAGCGAGCGGGGCACAAGTTGGATTGGTCCTTTGGTCTTCGGTTTATCATTGCAATTTACGGGCTCGTACAGAATTGCCATTTTTTCATTGGGAATATTCTTTGTATTTGGGGCATTATTATTGCTTAGAATAAACATGAAAAAAGCAATCTTAGAGTCCGGAAATCAATTGCCGGCTAACTTAATGAGAAATTGA